A region of Chlamydiales bacterium DNA encodes the following proteins:
- the ispH gene encoding 4-hydroxy-3-methylbut-2-enyl diphosphate reductase gives MKLLLSKPRGFCAGVERAIETVEKALLLWGAPIYVKHEIVHNRYVVDRLKAKGAVFIEDLEDVPVGSRLIYSAHGVPPQVRTVAKSRNLIEIDATCGLVTKVHSAAKRYAEKGYYIILIGHKNHVETIGTAGEAPDVTTIVESVEDVKALQFTQSDKLFYLTQTTLSLDDVKEITEALVQKYPQTETLPSSSICYATTNRQMALGKITDVTDLVLVVGDPKSSNSNRLRETAARRGVAAYLINNEEEIESEWFTNVKTIGLTAGASTPEDIVQKCIQKLMLIGVTEVEDVVFTQEDVFFQLPKAVLV, from the coding sequence ATGAAATTGCTATTGTCTAAGCCAAGAGGCTTTTGTGCGGGTGTTGAAAGAGCTATTGAAACTGTTGAAAAAGCTCTTCTCCTTTGGGGAGCTCCCATTTACGTAAAACATGAAATTGTCCATAACAGATACGTTGTTGATAGACTAAAAGCAAAGGGCGCTGTATTCATTGAAGATCTAGAAGATGTACCCGTTGGATCAAGGCTAATCTATTCTGCCCACGGCGTTCCTCCACAAGTAAGAACTGTTGCTAAAAGCCGAAATTTAATAGAGATTGATGCGACTTGTGGACTTGTTACAAAAGTGCATTCCGCTGCAAAACGTTACGCTGAAAAAGGCTATTACATCATCTTAATTGGTCATAAAAACCATGTGGAAACGATAGGCACTGCTGGGGAAGCGCCTGATGTTACGACTATTGTAGAGTCTGTAGAAGATGTAAAAGCCCTTCAGTTTACACAGAGTGATAAGCTCTTTTATCTAACACAGACAACGTTGAGCCTTGATGATGTAAAAGAAATTACTGAAGCTTTAGTACAAAAATATCCTCAAACTGAAACCTTGCCAAGCTCTTCTATCTGTTATGCAACGACAAATAGGCAAATGGCCCTTGGGAAGATTACAGATGTGACAGATTTGGTTTTAGTAGTAGGTGATCCTAAAAGTTCTAATTCCAACCGATTGCGAGAAACAGCAGCAAGAAGGGGAGTTGCAGCTTATTTGATTAATAACGAAGAAGAAATTGAGTCAGAATGGTTTACAAATGTAAAAACCATAGGTCTTACTGCAGGGGCATCCACTCCTGAAGATATTGTTCAAAAATGCATTCAAAAACTTATGTTAATAGGTGTTACTGAAGTAGAAGATGTTGTTTTTACACAAGAAGATGTCTTTTTTCAACTTCCCAAGGCAGTATTAGTCTAA
- a CDS encoding methyltransferase domain-containing protein yields MWNVKELPSLVYLNFLVKVKYWIENLRVAKRFYRNKLFFKIDIALKLYYFFDSPFKVSKTFLQAIGEEELYTYGETPLTTLEQIIKEMKIEPDSLFLDLGSATGRTSFWIHCFTGAKVLGIEHNPRFVNNAKRIKERFHLSDVQFRRDDIRNADFSAVKGVYLYGTCFEEPFLKILGEKLENLPPGASIATVSYPIDNYTRKPIFEVVKELTLPFSWGRASVYIQKRL; encoded by the coding sequence ATGTGGAATGTAAAAGAGCTTCCCTCTCTTGTTTATCTCAATTTTCTTGTAAAAGTAAAGTATTGGATAGAAAATTTAAGAGTTGCAAAGAGATTTTATAGAAACAAGCTTTTTTTTAAAATAGACATCGCCCTTAAACTATACTATTTTTTTGATTCTCCCTTTAAAGTAAGTAAAACCTTCTTGCAGGCGATAGGCGAAGAAGAACTTTATACTTATGGCGAAACACCACTTACTACTTTAGAACAAATTATAAAAGAGATGAAAATTGAACCGGATTCTCTTTTTTTGGACTTGGGATCAGCAACAGGTAGGACATCCTTTTGGATTCATTGCTTTACAGGCGCCAAAGTCCTTGGTATTGAGCATAACCCAAGATTTGTAAACAATGCCAAAAGAATAAAAGAGCGCTTTCATTTAAGCGATGTTCAATTCAGGCGAGATGATATTAGGAACGCTGATTTTTCAGCAGTAAAGGGCGTATATCTTTATGGAACTTGTTTTGAAGAACCATTTTTAAAAATTCTTGGAGAGAAATTAGAGAACTTACCCCCTGGAGCTAGCATTGCAACGGTTAGCTACCCCATTGACAACTATACGAGAAAGCCTATTTTTGAAGTTGTAAAAGAACTTACTCTTCCCTTTAGCTGGGGAAGAGCAAGCGTCTATATTCAAAAAAGATTATAG
- the sctE gene encoding type III secretion system translocon subunit SctE: protein MEIGSFLPRSDVLTDCFTPVEKQEITEITQDAEVALNPLHDLPILPKPKEFNLDYMFLRLQEAQGDLTRAELQNQTTRIEEEAKKVRDLRELRTKKVQEAAEKVSSTKSWGLLVRAATVFTSLVSIGIGITAVATGAGLFAGVAMIVAGSAMLANEVASELKLWDKLADILAGNDKKQKERILYHLELWIALGTALISVLSLSAGSTAVLKNGVKVAQMALQGGSQVISGVASFGRTMNEQNRLYLEHEVKKLDGRVKFVSKSRETLTEHLTSSFKRQEELGKCKSQWFDSNKEQAKHIASIISGTRG, encoded by the coding sequence ATGGAAATAGGTAGTTTTTTACCAAGAAGCGATGTATTGACAGACTGTTTTACTCCTGTAGAAAAACAAGAGATTACAGAAATAACACAAGATGCAGAAGTTGCACTAAATCCCCTTCATGACTTGCCCATATTACCAAAGCCAAAAGAATTTAATTTGGACTACATGTTTTTGAGATTGCAAGAAGCTCAAGGTGACCTTACAAGAGCTGAATTGCAAAATCAAACGACTAGAATAGAAGAAGAGGCAAAAAAGGTGCGTGATCTCAGAGAATTACGTACTAAAAAAGTACAAGAAGCAGCAGAAAAAGTAAGCTCAACAAAAAGCTGGGGGCTTCTTGTAAGAGCTGCCACCGTATTTACTTCTCTTGTGTCTATTGGAATAGGTATTACTGCCGTTGCAACAGGCGCTGGTCTATTTGCAGGTGTTGCTATGATTGTGGCAGGAAGTGCAATGCTTGCAAATGAAGTTGCATCAGAGCTCAAGCTTTGGGATAAACTTGCAGATATTCTTGCTGGCAATGATAAAAAACAAAAAGAGCGCATCTTATATCATCTTGAGTTGTGGATAGCACTTGGAACTGCTTTAATTAGCGTTCTTAGTTTATCAGCAGGTTCCACAGCCGTCTTAAAAAACGGTGTAAAAGTGGCTCAAATGGCCTTGCAGGGTGGTTCTCAAGTGATTAGCGGTGTTGCTTCCTTTGGAAGGACTATGAATGAACAAAACAGGCTTTACCTCGAACATGAAGTTAAAAAACTTGATGGTAGAGTCAAATTTGTTTCTAAGAGCCGTGAGACTCTAACAGAGCATCTTACTTCTTCATTCAAGCGTCAAGAAGAGCTTGGAAAGTGTAAATCTCAGTGGTTTGACAGCAATAAAGAACAAGCAAAACATATAGCATCCATAATAAGTGGTACAAGAGGATAA
- a CDS encoding SycD/LcrH family type III secretion system chaperone, which produces MSLSNSLPQKDLESVNLYLKKVLIDHFNGKELLQDACDISNASVEKLYTKAYEFYQAGDSLGAINAFGLLIHVDPFSQVFWMGLGSARQLNSEHEKALQAFAIAALLDDQDPAPHYHAAQNYLALNNEEDALKALDLAEALSTMSAMHAPFQERVAKLKGYYYQTYKGSYGNR; this is translated from the coding sequence ATGTCTCTGTCTAATTCGTTGCCGCAAAAAGATCTTGAGTCAGTAAATCTTTACTTAAAAAAGGTTCTTATAGACCATTTTAATGGCAAAGAGCTTTTACAAGATGCTTGTGACATATCAAATGCTTCTGTAGAAAAGCTCTACACCAAAGCATATGAGTTTTACCAGGCAGGAGACTCCTTGGGAGCTATCAATGCATTTGGATTGCTCATCCATGTAGACCCATTTTCCCAAGTATTTTGGATGGGGCTTGGATCTGCAAGACAGCTTAATAGCGAGCATGAAAAAGCTTTACAAGCCTTTGCCATTGCAGCGCTTTTAGATGATCAAGATCCAGCACCGCACTACCATGCGGCTCAAAATTATCTGGCCCTTAATAACGAAGAAGACGCTCTGAAAGCACTCGACCTTGCAGAAGCCCTTTCTACGATGAGTGCGATGCACGCCCCTTTTCAAGAGCGTGTTGCAAAGTTAAAGGGATACTACTATCAAACTTATAAAGGTTCATATGGAAATAGGTAG
- the dcd gene encoding dCTP deaminase has translation MSIKADHWIRKMAKEHKMIEPFEDRQVRTKEESIPLVSYGLSSYGYDLRVSDEFKVFTNVYNSIVDPKQFNDDSFVDIKADVCVIPPNSFALARSVEYFRIPRNVLTICLGKSTYARCGIIVNVTPFEPEWEGHVTLEISNTTPLPAKIYAHEGLAQVLFFEAAEECEVSYADRKGKYMKQQGIVVPRI, from the coding sequence ATGAGCATCAAGGCAGATCACTGGATTCGTAAAATGGCAAAAGAACATAAGATGATCGAACCATTCGAAGATAGACAAGTAAGAACGAAAGAAGAATCCATACCTCTTGTAAGTTATGGACTGTCAAGTTATGGCTATGATTTACGTGTTTCTGATGAATTTAAAGTTTTTACGAACGTTTACAATTCTATTGTTGATCCTAAGCAATTTAATGATGATTCCTTTGTAGATATTAAAGCAGATGTTTGTGTTATACCGCCCAATTCTTTTGCCCTTGCAAGAAGCGTTGAATACTTTCGCATTCCAAGAAATGTTTTAACTATTTGCCTTGGCAAATCAACTTATGCACGTTGTGGAATTATTGTGAATGTAACTCCCTTTGAGCCAGAATGGGAGGGGCATGTAACACTTGAAATATCTAATACAACACCATTACCTGCAAAAATTTATGCACACGAAGGGCTTGCTCAGGTACTCTTTTTCGAAGCGGCAGAAGAATGTGAAGTTTCTTATGCCGATAGAAAAGGAAAATACATGAAACAACAAGGCATTGTTGTTCCTCGCATTTAA